Proteins encoded by one window of Geobacter sp. DSM 9736:
- a CDS encoding class I SAM-dependent methyltransferase — MLKPIVSNITHCKCCGGAASPYGVVDFSKNCSELTAAPFAVSGIPIYYYKCAHCDFIFTTAFDNFSHKDFVTHIYNQDYVLVDPEYAQIRPSRTAENVAGMFGEYRSLSILDYGGGNGTFAKMMKAYGFQCVDTYDPFSAEFLTRPSRQYDLVISIEVAEHTVDPKATFEELTSFVSPEGMALFTTVIQPQDMANIGVNWNYISPRNGHVSIYSGNTLKKLADSLGFFFGSGHENTHILCRQIPQFARHLLGRT; from the coding sequence ATGCTTAAGCCCATTGTAAGTAACATTACCCATTGTAAGTGTTGCGGTGGAGCTGCAAGTCCGTATGGCGTTGTGGATTTTAGCAAGAATTGTTCTGAGCTGACCGCTGCGCCGTTTGCAGTATCAGGTATACCTATTTATTATTACAAATGTGCGCATTGTGATTTCATATTTACCACGGCGTTCGACAACTTCAGTCATAAGGATTTTGTAACCCATATCTACAATCAAGATTATGTCCTGGTGGATCCGGAGTATGCGCAAATAAGGCCCTCAAGAACAGCCGAAAACGTCGCGGGGATGTTTGGCGAATACAGATCGTTAAGTATTTTGGACTACGGCGGTGGGAACGGTACTTTCGCCAAGATGATGAAAGCCTATGGCTTCCAGTGTGTTGATACTTACGACCCTTTTTCTGCCGAATTTCTGACGAGGCCTAGTAGGCAATATGATCTGGTCATTAGCATTGAAGTAGCAGAGCATACAGTAGACCCAAAAGCGACGTTTGAAGAACTTACGTCCTTTGTGAGTCCTGAAGGAATGGCGCTTTTCACAACTGTAATCCAACCACAAGATATGGCGAATATTGGAGTGAACTGGAATTACATCTCTCCGCGGAACGGTCATGTTTCTATATATTCGGGTAATACCCTGAAAAAACTTGCAGATTCCTTAGGCTTCTTCTTTGGGAGCGGCCATGAAAACACCCATATCCTCTGTCGTCAGATTCCCCAGTTCGCGCGACATCTGTTAGGGCGTACGTAG
- a CDS encoding energy-coupling factor ABC transporter permease, whose amino-acid sequence MHIAEGLLPLPWAALWFVVAAPFVALGIRRVTVLSRDDLSVKPLVGLMAAVVFIISCMPIPVPTAGTCAHPCGTAIAAILVGPLVSVTITAVALLIQALFLAHGGLSTLGADIVSMGVVGSFTGWLVFRGLRGMGASLAAAAFAAGVLTDWATYMTTSIELAAGIRGSSPFWPLVGKIIVAFVPTQLPLGVLEGAMTAGMVVLLRKKRPDLLVKMRVIDAREVTASA is encoded by the coding sequence ATGCATATCGCCGAAGGGCTTCTACCCCTCCCCTGGGCGGCGCTCTGGTTCGTGGTGGCGGCCCCCTTCGTGGCCCTTGGGATACGGCGGGTGACGGTCCTGTCCCGGGATGATCTGTCGGTGAAGCCTCTCGTCGGCCTGATGGCAGCAGTTGTCTTCATCATCTCCTGCATGCCGATTCCCGTCCCGACAGCCGGCACCTGTGCCCATCCATGCGGCACTGCCATCGCCGCAATTCTTGTAGGCCCCCTCGTCAGCGTCACGATCACGGCGGTGGCGCTCCTCATCCAGGCGCTCTTCCTTGCCCATGGGGGTCTCTCCACCCTCGGAGCCGACATAGTCTCAATGGGAGTGGTCGGCTCTTTTACCGGTTGGCTTGTCTTCCGGGGGCTTCGTGGAATGGGTGCGAGTTTGGCTGCAGCTGCATTCGCAGCGGGCGTCCTCACCGACTGGGCCACCTACATGACCACCTCCATCGAGCTGGCGGCCGGCATTCGGGGCAGCTCACCCTTCTGGCCGCTGGTGGGCAAAATCATCGTCGCGTTCGTACCGACCCAGCTTCCCCTCGGTGTTCTAGAAGGGGCGATGACAGCGGGAATGGTGGTGCTCCTCCGGAAGAAGCGCCCTGATCTGCTGGTGAAAATGCGGGTGATCGATGCCCGGGAGGTTACGGCAAGTGCGTGA
- the cbiQ gene encoding cobalt ECF transporter T component CbiQ translates to MRHALQDTMPSNNLLSGIDARLKLLCAVALLLMVLSCPTPVFPAMVCALGVAGCLCLRVPSRLLLLRFLQPMVIALVVLLLKLFSGHEPLFSLSLFGITLAGHADGLREGTLIATRIAGAVSVVMTVGLTTSFTDLMAALSWMRVPRVLIEVALFAWRYLFLFYEEGMVIYQAQKNRLGYTGYRRSLSSFGTLAGSLVIKAFDNSQTITTAMMQRGYDGKLPLLQHEPFRVAEVMWCCAFLLMMGFIWKT, encoded by the coding sequence ATGCGTCATGCTCTTCAGGATACTATGCCGAGCAACAACCTGCTGAGCGGAATCGATGCCCGCCTTAAGCTCCTCTGTGCAGTGGCTCTTCTTTTGATGGTTCTGAGTTGCCCCACTCCGGTATTTCCCGCCATGGTTTGCGCTTTGGGAGTTGCCGGATGCCTATGTCTACGCGTGCCTTCCCGGCTGCTGCTCCTCCGGTTTCTCCAGCCGATGGTGATTGCTTTGGTGGTGCTTCTCCTCAAGCTTTTCTCCGGCCATGAACCGCTTTTTTCCCTCTCGCTTTTCGGGATAACCCTTGCCGGTCATGCCGACGGCCTGCGGGAGGGGACGCTCATCGCCACCCGGATCGCCGGGGCGGTGTCGGTAGTGATGACGGTCGGCCTTACCACCTCCTTCACCGACCTGATGGCCGCACTCTCCTGGATGCGGGTGCCGAGGGTTCTCATCGAGGTGGCGCTCTTCGCATGGCGGTACCTGTTTCTTTTCTACGAGGAGGGCATGGTGATCTACCAGGCGCAGAAGAACCGCCTCGGTTACACCGGTTACCGGCGAAGCCTCAGTTCCTTCGGGACGCTCGCCGGCTCCCTTGTCATCAAGGCTTTCGACAACAGCCAGACTATAACAACGGCCATGATGCAACGGGGATACGATGGAAAGCTGCCGCTGTTGCAGCACGAGCCCTTCAGGGTAGCCGAAGTGATGTGGTGCTGTGCCTTCCTGCTGATGATGGGATTTATATGGAAAACCTGA
- the thiC gene encoding phosphomethylpyrimidine synthase ThiC produces the protein MKTQVELAREGVITTQMQAVAFYEELAPEYVRCMVAEGKIVIPWNHGRKPRAVGIGKGLRTKVNASIGTSSDIVDYEAEVRKAKAAQESGADTLMELSVGGDLDRVRREVIAAVDLPVGNVPLYQAFCEAARKYGDPNRLDPEMLFELIERQCADGMAFMAVHCGINLYTVERLKRQGYRYGGLVSKGGVSMVGWMLANNRENPLYEQFDRVVSILKKYDTVLSLGNGLRAGAIHDSSDRAQIQELLINCELAEMGREMGCQMLVEGPGHVPLDEIEGNIQLQKRMSGGAPYYMLGPISTDVAPGFDHITAAIGAAQSSRFGADLICYITPAEHLALPNEEDVRQGVKAAKVAAYIGDMNKYPEKGRQRDMEMSKARRDLKWDKQFELALFPEDARAIRASRTPEDEATCTMCGDFCASRGAGKLFAGDLRGDKI, from the coding sequence ATGAAAACGCAAGTCGAGTTGGCCCGTGAGGGTGTCATCACCACTCAGATGCAGGCCGTTGCCTTTTACGAAGAACTCGCTCCGGAGTATGTACGATGCATGGTGGCCGAGGGAAAGATAGTCATTCCGTGGAACCACGGGAGAAAGCCGAGGGCGGTGGGCATAGGGAAGGGGCTGCGTACGAAGGTGAATGCTTCCATCGGCACTTCCTCGGACATCGTGGATTACGAAGCCGAGGTGCGGAAAGCCAAGGCTGCTCAGGAATCGGGGGCGGACACCCTGATGGAGCTTTCGGTGGGTGGGGACCTTGACCGGGTACGGCGGGAGGTCATCGCTGCCGTCGATCTGCCGGTGGGGAATGTGCCCCTTTACCAGGCATTCTGCGAGGCGGCCCGTAAATACGGCGACCCGAACCGGCTCGACCCGGAGATGCTGTTCGAACTCATCGAGCGGCAGTGCGCCGACGGCATGGCCTTCATGGCCGTACATTGCGGCATCAACCTCTATACTGTAGAGCGGTTGAAGCGGCAGGGGTACCGCTACGGGGGGCTCGTTTCCAAGGGGGGGGTAAGCATGGTAGGGTGGATGCTGGCCAACAACCGTGAGAACCCGCTTTACGAACAGTTCGACCGCGTCGTATCCATTTTGAAGAAGTACGATACCGTTCTTTCTCTCGGCAACGGCTTGCGTGCGGGTGCCATCCACGACTCCTCCGACAGGGCGCAGATTCAGGAACTGCTCATCAACTGCGAGCTGGCGGAAATGGGGCGTGAGATGGGGTGCCAGATGCTGGTGGAGGGCCCCGGGCACGTACCGCTGGACGAAATAGAGGGGAATATCCAGCTCCAGAAGCGGATGAGCGGGGGAGCTCCCTATTACATGCTCGGCCCAATCTCCACCGACGTCGCTCCAGGGTTCGACCACATCACCGCCGCCATAGGCGCCGCCCAGTCAAGCCGCTTCGGCGCCGACCTCATCTGCTACATCACCCCCGCCGAGCACCTGGCGCTTCCCAATGAAGAGGACGTTCGCCAGGGGGTAAAGGCGGCGAAGGTGGCGGCGTATATCGGCGACATGAACAAATACCCGGAAAAAGGACGGCAGCGGGACATGGAGATGTCGAAGGCGCGTCGCGATCTGAAATGGGATAAGCAGTTCGAGCTGGCTCTTTTTCCGGAAGATGCACGTGCAATTCGTGCCAGCCGGACCCCTGAGGACGAGGCCACCTGCACCATGTGCGGCGACTTTTGTGCTTCACGCGGCGCAGGAAAGCTTTTTGCCGGGGACCTGCGCGGGGACAAGATATAG
- a CDS encoding precorrin-8X methylmutase, which yields MSVHLSPEEIEAESFRLIEAEVGPHPWSPAEWPVVRRVIHTAADFEYARSMVFSSTALSRGVKALQKGRGIVTDTTMALSGISKPRLAKFGIPAACFVADHEVARQAREQGVTRSILAMRKATADSGNGIFVIGNAPTALFELLRQVREEGVRPDLIIGLPVGFVGAAESKEALLALEEEFPEVPFITNRGRKGGSNVAAAVVNALMIMAEERV from the coding sequence ATGTCGGTTCACCTTTCGCCGGAAGAGATCGAGGCGGAGTCGTTCCGGCTCATAGAGGCGGAAGTGGGGCCTCACCCCTGGTCTCCTGCCGAGTGGCCTGTGGTCCGGCGGGTTATTCATACCGCGGCTGATTTCGAGTACGCCCGCAGCATGGTCTTTTCCTCCACGGCGCTCTCCCGCGGCGTGAAGGCGCTGCAAAAGGGGCGAGGGATCGTGACCGACACCACCATGGCCCTGTCAGGTATCTCAAAACCGCGCCTGGCTAAATTCGGGATTCCGGCGGCGTGTTTCGTGGCTGACCATGAGGTGGCGCGGCAGGCGCGGGAGCAAGGTGTGACACGCTCTATTCTCGCCATGCGAAAGGCAACCGCCGACAGCGGCAACGGCATCTTCGTCATCGGCAATGCACCGACGGCGCTCTTCGAGTTGCTCCGCCAGGTCCGGGAGGAGGGGGTGCGGCCGGACCTCATAATCGGACTCCCGGTCGGATTCGTCGGCGCGGCGGAGAGCAAGGAAGCGCTGCTCGCTCTGGAGGAGGAGTTTCCGGAGGTCCCCTTCATCACCAACCGTGGCCGGAAGGGGGGCTCCAATGTCGCCGCAGCCGTGGTGAACGCGCTCATGATCATGGCGGAGGAGCGGGTATAG
- a CDS encoding sirohydrochlorin chelatase yields the protein MKTAVLLMAHGSRISEANDAVRDIAAMVQEITQYDIVEVSFREQHLPSIQDGVDACVARGAERILLMPYFLFVGAHVQEDLPAEMEEAKKRHPGVKFAMGKHLGVHRKLAEVAVERVAEALTATGWH from the coding sequence ATGAAAACAGCAGTACTGCTGATGGCCCACGGCAGCCGCATTTCGGAGGCGAACGACGCTGTCCGGGATATTGCGGCAATGGTTCAGGAAATCACTCAGTACGACATCGTAGAGGTGTCGTTCCGGGAGCAGCACCTACCGAGCATCCAGGATGGAGTCGATGCCTGCGTGGCAAGGGGGGCGGAGCGGATACTCCTCATGCCCTACTTCCTGTTTGTCGGAGCCCACGTGCAGGAAGACCTGCCCGCGGAAATGGAGGAGGCGAAGAAACGTCATCCGGGAGTGAAATTTGCCATGGGAAAGCATCTTGGCGTTCATCGCAAACTCGCGGAAGTGGCGGTGGAGCGGGTGGCCGAGGCGCTGACGGCAACTGGGTGGCATTGA
- the cbiE gene encoding precorrin-6y C5,15-methyltransferase (decarboxylating) subunit CbiE has translation MQKIYLVGAGIRGWEGFGSKALEVIGKADVLIGHQRHLDIFPDFAGEKQVLGELSAMLDFLKGTDKRVVVLGSGDPNFFGVARFLMRNLPKDRIEIFPNVTSVQYAFARIREPWDDAIFVSVHGRGLKGAIDRIIAAEKAAVLTDNVNTPAVIARELIKRGADGYDVYLCEDLGLPGEKFTRTDVRGLADLAASELNILIFIKTWEPNLEQYPLIGIADDEFATAKKLITKQEVRAITLAKLQLQDDLVMWDIGAGSASVSIEASNLMPNGRIFALEKNAQYLSFIRDNLKKFVARNVLLIEAFAPEGLDDLPDPDRVFIGGSGGMLEEIIEAVDRRLKPEGIIVINAVTLDTLTKAVEFLEDHGYTVEVTCVNIARTRGLTEYKMFEAHNPVYVIAATKGDE, from the coding sequence ATGCAGAAAATCTATCTCGTCGGTGCCGGAATAAGAGGTTGGGAAGGTTTCGGCTCCAAGGCGCTGGAGGTCATCGGCAAGGCTGACGTCCTCATCGGCCATCAGCGGCACCTCGACATCTTTCCCGATTTTGCAGGGGAAAAGCAGGTGCTTGGCGAGCTTTCCGCGATGCTCGATTTCCTGAAGGGCACGGACAAGCGGGTGGTGGTGCTCGGTTCAGGAGACCCGAACTTCTTCGGCGTCGCGCGGTTTCTTATGCGTAACCTTCCAAAGGACCGGATCGAGATATTCCCAAACGTCACGAGCGTGCAGTACGCCTTTGCCAGGATCAGGGAGCCGTGGGACGATGCAATTTTCGTCTCCGTCCACGGCCGTGGGCTGAAAGGTGCAATCGACCGGATAATCGCCGCCGAGAAAGCGGCCGTCCTGACGGACAACGTCAACACGCCTGCCGTTATAGCCCGGGAGCTGATAAAGCGTGGCGCCGACGGCTACGATGTTTATCTGTGCGAGGACCTGGGGCTGCCGGGCGAAAAGTTCACCAGGACCGATGTGCGCGGACTGGCGGACCTCGCTGCTTCCGAGCTCAACATACTCATCTTCATCAAGACTTGGGAGCCGAACCTTGAGCAGTACCCGCTGATCGGCATCGCGGACGACGAGTTCGCCACCGCCAAGAAGCTCATCACCAAGCAGGAAGTGCGTGCCATAACCCTTGCGAAGCTGCAGTTGCAGGACGACCTCGTCATGTGGGACATCGGCGCGGGAAGCGCCTCGGTTTCCATCGAGGCCAGCAACCTCATGCCGAACGGCCGGATCTTCGCTCTGGAGAAAAACGCCCAGTATCTCTCCTTCATTCGTGACAACCTCAAGAAGTTTGTCGCCCGGAATGTCCTGCTTATCGAGGCATTCGCTCCGGAGGGGCTAGATGACCTTCCCGACCCCGATCGGGTGTTCATCGGAGGGTCGGGGGGCATGCTGGAAGAGATCATCGAGGCGGTGGACCGCCGCCTAAAGCCGGAAGGGATTATAGTCATCAATGCCGTCACCCTCGATACGCTCACCAAGGCTGTCGAATTCCTCGAAGATCATGGCTATACCGTCGAGGTCACCTGCGTGAACATCGCCCGGACCAGGGGGCTTACAGAATACAAGATGTTCGAGGCCCATAACCCGGTCTACGTCATTGCTGCCACTAAGGGAGATGAGTAG
- the cobC gene encoding alpha-ribazole phosphatase, with product MTEKTRLYLIRHGEVEGAGTPRYNGHADVCLSERGVAMYHDLKPRFAGSRVAACYSSDLTRCRVGADILGAHLGCIPTAERDLRELNIGVWEGMTWGDIIERYPKEWQARLNDIVNYRVPQGENLLDLQARSLPVVERIVRQHRGEEVLVVGHGGLNRVILLNAIGAPLTSFFNIEQTYCCLNIIDYYADGKTVVTLLNG from the coding sequence ATGACGGAGAAAACCCGACTCTACCTGATCCGCCACGGCGAGGTCGAAGGTGCAGGCACCCCACGTTATAACGGCCATGCCGACGTTTGCCTCTCAGAACGCGGAGTGGCGATGTACCACGACCTGAAACCCCGCTTTGCCGGAAGCCGCGTAGCGGCATGCTATTCCAGTGACCTTACCCGCTGCAGGGTAGGCGCCGATATCCTGGGCGCCCACCTGGGTTGCATCCCTACCGCGGAACGGGACCTGAGGGAGCTGAATATCGGGGTATGGGAAGGGATGACCTGGGGAGACATCATCGAACGTTACCCGAAGGAGTGGCAGGCGCGGCTGAATGACATCGTCAACTACAGGGTTCCGCAGGGGGAAAACCTTCTTGATCTTCAGGCTCGCTCACTGCCGGTCGTAGAGCGCATCGTGCGGCAACACCGTGGAGAAGAGGTGCTAGTGGTAGGTCATGGAGGGCTTAACCGAGTGATCCTCCTCAATGCCATCGGTGCGCCGCTGACTTCCTTCTTCAACATAGAGCAGACCTACTGCTGTCTCAACATCATCGACTACTACGCCGACGGCAAGACGGTCGTGACGCTTCTGAACGGTTAG
- a CDS encoding cobyrinate a,c-diamide synthase produces the protein MKAFIIAAPHSGSGKTTVTLGILEILKRRGFVVAPFKVGPDFIDGGYHRAVTGRPSINLDGWMCGPDFVRETFARHTKNADVAVIEGVMGLFDGIGGNSDEGSTAQIAKLLGVPVILVVDARGQARSLAALVKGFSEFDPDVRLAGVILNHVGSAAHAGVLREAIRSSCPGVEIVGSIGRQQEILLPSRHLGLVTVDENPLSPYYLHNLARLVGGGVDLDLLLRLAESTRAQPAMAPVVSVEARVPIAVARDSAFCFVYEDNLRLLREAGAELETFSPINDSRLPEDAAGLYLPGGYPELFAEPLAANFAMKNAVRAAIEQGMPVYAECGGFIYLTRGVLEPEGLAPRRRTGSSGVRHFVGIYPVTTKMLPQRKALGYREITTTAETVLGPAGMQARGHEFHYSEMEGMPPEVGQAYRVSRRGEDMGSEGYLRHNCLASYVHLHFGSNPAMAAAFVESCRKFPRRT, from the coding sequence ATGAAAGCCTTCATCATAGCGGCACCCCACAGCGGCTCGGGAAAGACCACCGTTACCCTCGGCATCCTCGAAATCCTGAAAAGACGCGGGTTCGTTGTCGCCCCCTTCAAGGTGGGGCCTGACTTCATTGACGGAGGCTACCATCGCGCGGTGACGGGCCGCCCCTCCATCAACCTCGACGGCTGGATGTGCGGCCCGGACTTCGTGCGGGAAACTTTCGCACGCCACACGAAAAATGCCGATGTGGCGGTGATCGAGGGGGTGATGGGGCTTTTCGACGGGATCGGCGGCAACTCCGATGAGGGGAGCACGGCTCAGATCGCCAAGCTTCTCGGCGTGCCGGTGATTCTCGTTGTCGATGCCCGGGGCCAGGCCCGTAGCCTTGCAGCGCTCGTCAAAGGCTTCTCTGAATTCGATCCCGATGTCCGGCTTGCCGGAGTCATTCTCAATCATGTGGGTAGCGCCGCCCATGCCGGAGTTCTGCGGGAAGCAATCCGTTCCTCTTGTCCCGGCGTCGAGATAGTCGGCTCCATCGGTCGCCAGCAAGAGATTCTCCTCCCCTCCCGGCACCTGGGGCTCGTTACTGTGGACGAGAATCCTCTCTCTCCCTACTATCTGCACAATCTGGCGAGACTCGTCGGAGGGGGGGTAGACCTTGACCTGCTGCTGCGGCTCGCTGAGTCGACTCGTGCACAGCCGGCAATGGCGCCTGTTGTCTCCGTGGAAGCCAGGGTGCCGATTGCGGTGGCACGCGATTCGGCTTTCTGCTTCGTCTATGAAGACAACCTTCGTCTTCTGCGGGAAGCTGGAGCGGAACTGGAGACTTTCTCGCCGATAAACGACAGCAGACTTCCTGAGGATGCGGCGGGGCTTTATCTTCCCGGGGGTTATCCGGAACTCTTCGCCGAACCCCTGGCGGCCAATTTCGCCATGAAAAATGCTGTACGGGCCGCCATCGAGCAGGGAATGCCGGTCTATGCCGAATGCGGCGGATTCATCTACCTGACCAGAGGGGTACTTGAGCCGGAGGGACTGGCGCCGCGGCGCAGGACCGGCAGCTCCGGCGTCCGCCATTTCGTCGGCATCTATCCCGTTACTACGAAGATGCTGCCCCAGCGCAAAGCGCTCGGCTACCGCGAGATAACTACGACGGCGGAAACGGTCCTCGGACCCGCCGGCATGCAGGCTCGCGGGCACGAATTCCATTATTCCGAGATGGAGGGCATGCCCCCGGAGGTAGGGCAGGCATACCGGGTTTCCCGGAGAGGAGAGGATATGGGCAGCGAAGGTTATCTACGTCATAACTGTCTTGCTTCATACGTCCATCTCCATTTCGGCAGCAATCCGGCGATGGCAGCGGCATTTGTCGAGAGTTGCAGGAAGTTTCCCAGAAGAACCTGA
- a CDS encoding pyridoxamine 5'-phosphate oxidase family protein, with protein MRKIKKRITDMAPILDLLNRCHVGHLGTIGRDGWPNIKPLNFAYQEWRIYVHCANDGEKLDEIRRDNRVCFEVDLPLAYVRGTGENPCRASYLYRSVIIRGRATIVTDPAERRRGLDCLMAKYQPEGSYGPYLEEKLELTTVVRIEIDEISGKEDLGKDQHKALIEAALTAGTTLPLVLD; from the coding sequence ATGCGCAAGATAAAGAAACGAATCACTGACATGGCGCCGATACTCGACCTTCTAAACCGGTGCCATGTGGGACACCTCGGGACCATCGGGCGGGACGGGTGGCCCAACATCAAGCCGCTTAATTTTGCCTACCAGGAATGGCGCATCTATGTTCACTGTGCCAACGACGGGGAGAAGCTCGACGAAATCCGGCGCGACAACCGGGTGTGCTTCGAGGTGGACCTGCCGCTTGCCTACGTCAGGGGAACCGGGGAGAACCCCTGCCGGGCCTCATATCTCTACCGGAGCGTCATAATTCGCGGCAGGGCCACTATTGTAACCGATCCAGCAGAGCGCAGGCGGGGGCTCGACTGCCTCATGGCAAAATACCAGCCGGAGGGAAGCTACGGTCCTTACCTGGAGGAAAAGCTGGAGCTGACAACTGTGGTTCGCATCGAGATCGACGAGATTTCGGGGAAGGAGGACCTCGGCAAGGACCAGCACAAGGCGCTGATCGAGGCCGCTCTCACAGCCGGGACTACCCTGCCGCTAGTACTCGACTGA
- a CDS encoding cobalt-precorrin-5B (C(1))-methyltransferase, whose protein sequence is MANRELRHGYTTGACAAAAVKGAAQMLRDQELVHQVELNLPTGETALFPLHGQQLQAGGASCFVVKDAGDDPDVTNGAEVHARVDIEFLAPRRIIIQGGEGIGRVTKPGLAVPVGEWAINPVPRRMIHLALREVFAMRCIPATLTVSLSIPDGAERAKKTLNERLGIVGGLSILGTTGIVRPISAQAWTDTIDTAIDVALACGSGTVVLSTGRSSELAVQHHFTAEGEQLPEEAYVMMGDHVGHAVRSCLRKGVRQLVLAGQFAKLLKIACGHEQTHVSSSDLDLRTLADWVTQEPGIGQLRSLVTSANTARQVLEESGYDPRLVALVCHRALKAVRHFAPGLAVKVFMAGYRDEVLYFA, encoded by the coding sequence ATGGCGAACCGGGAACTGCGGCACGGATATACTACGGGCGCATGCGCTGCCGCCGCCGTGAAGGGGGCCGCGCAGATGCTCCGCGACCAGGAACTGGTTCACCAGGTCGAGCTCAATCTCCCGACGGGAGAGACTGCGCTGTTTCCACTCCACGGCCAGCAGCTTCAGGCCGGCGGAGCGTCCTGTTTCGTGGTGAAGGACGCCGGAGACGATCCGGACGTGACCAATGGAGCCGAAGTTCACGCGCGGGTCGATATCGAATTCCTCGCGCCCCGGCGGATCATCATCCAGGGGGGAGAGGGGATCGGGCGTGTCACAAAACCGGGACTTGCCGTTCCCGTGGGTGAGTGGGCCATCAATCCGGTCCCCCGCCGCATGATCCATCTCGCCCTCAGGGAAGTCTTCGCCATGCGCTGCATTCCGGCGACCCTGACGGTTTCGCTGAGCATCCCCGACGGAGCGGAGCGGGCAAAAAAAACCCTCAACGAGCGCCTGGGCATCGTGGGCGGGCTCTCCATCCTCGGCACGACCGGGATTGTGCGGCCCATTTCCGCGCAGGCATGGACCGACACCATCGATACCGCCATCGACGTGGCTCTCGCCTGCGGGAGCGGCACCGTCGTCCTCTCCACCGGGAGATCCAGCGAGCTTGCGGTGCAGCACCATTTTACAGCAGAAGGTGAGCAGTTGCCCGAAGAGGCGTATGTGATGATGGGGGACCACGTCGGGCATGCGGTACGTTCCTGTCTGCGCAAGGGGGTCAGGCAGCTTGTTCTCGCGGGTCAGTTCGCCAAGCTGCTGAAGATAGCCTGCGGCCATGAACAGACCCATGTCAGTTCGTCCGATCTGGACCTGCGCACCCTGGCTGACTGGGTTACGCAGGAGCCGGGGATAGGTCAGCTGCGATCCTTGGTTACAAGTGCCAATACGGCGCGCCAGGTACTGGAAGAGTCGGGCTACGACCCCCGGCTCGTCGCGCTTGTCTGCCACCGTGCCCTGAAGGCAGTCCGTCATTTTGCGCCGGGGCTTGCCGTCAAGGTTTTTATGGCGGGGTATCGGGATGAAGTGCTATATTTCGCATGA
- a CDS encoding energy-coupling factor ABC transporter ATP-binding protein, which yields MRLSIDLKSFQYPDGTVALSDIGLDIKKGELAAILGSNGSGKTTLLKIMDGLIKEYDGQVLLDGQDVRKLHPKDIYRKMGLIFQNPDDQLFAHTIYEDVAFGPRNMGIGEGEVNERVGGALAAVEMGEFAKKSIHHLSYGQKKRVCIAGLLAMGHEILLLDEPTAGLDPMGEYQMMELLMRLNRENGVTVVMATHCVDLVPVFLHRLYILSKGRIVRGGRPEEVFTTPYEMEHVKLRLPHVAELIWRLKHEDGIAFDRVPLTIGEARREISMIADSKSRAAGNACKETSGRR from the coding sequence ATAAGACTATCGATCGATTTAAAGAGCTTTCAATACCCAGATGGAACCGTCGCACTTTCTGACATAGGTCTTGATATAAAAAAAGGCGAGCTTGCCGCCATTCTTGGATCAAACGGCTCAGGTAAGACGACGCTCTTGAAGATCATGGATGGCCTCATAAAGGAATATGACGGCCAGGTGCTCCTTGACGGCCAGGATGTGCGAAAGCTACACCCGAAAGATATCTACCGCAAAATGGGACTCATCTTCCAGAACCCGGACGATCAGTTATTTGCCCATACCATTTACGAGGATGTCGCCTTCGGCCCTCGCAACATGGGTATAGGGGAGGGGGAGGTGAATGAGCGGGTTGGTGGGGCGCTGGCCGCCGTGGAGATGGGTGAGTTTGCCAAAAAGAGTATCCACCATCTCAGCTACGGCCAGAAGAAAAGAGTTTGCATTGCCGGGCTCCTCGCGATGGGACATGAGATACTTCTTCTCGATGAGCCCACTGCAGGCCTTGACCCCATGGGTGAATACCAAATGATGGAACTCCTCATGCGGCTTAACCGGGAAAATGGAGTTACCGTCGTGATGGCAACCCATTGTGTGGATCTTGTTCCCGTGTTCCTCCACAGGCTCTATATCCTGAGTAAGGGAAGGATTGTTCGAGGAGGGCGACCTGAGGAGGTATTCACAACCCCTTATGAGATGGAGCACGTAAAGCTCAGACTCCCTCATGTTGCGGAGCTGATATGGCGACTGAAGCACGAGGATGGTATCGCCTTTGACCGTGTCCCCCTCACTATCGGAGAGGCGCGGCGCGAGATTTCCATGATTGCCGACAGCAAGTCGCGAGCTGCCGGAAATGCATGCAAGGAAACTTCTGGTAGAAGGTGA